GCGGCCACGCGACGTACGTCTTCGTCAGCGACTCCTGCACGAGGTCCTGGGCGAGCCCGACGTCGCCCACCATCAGGTAGGCGGCGCGGTGCAGCGCCCCGGAGCGGGCGGCCACGAACTCGGCGAACGCGGCCCGGTCCCGAGCAACCATGCTTCCTCCGGTCCTTCCGGGACCCCAGCGGCCCCACTCACCCACCCAGACGACGCGGGCGGCCGAAAAGGTTCGGTGGCCGGTGGCTCAGTCCAGCAGGACCGGGATCAGCATCTCGTCGGGCGTCAGCGAGCCGTGCATGCCGATCAGCCTGGTCTCGTAGGGAAAGCCGTCGGTCGACAGCACGGCGAAGTCGCCGCGGCAGGCGACGATGACGTCGCCGATCCGCGGCAGCACCGACGGGTCGACGACCCCGAACCAGCCGCGGCCGATCGCCTCGGCGCGGGTGAGCACCTCGGCGCGGTCGCCGATCCGCTCGCGCCAGGTCGCCACGACATCGGGCACGGCGCCGCCGGTGCAGTAGAGGTGGCGGAAGCGCGCCTCGCCGCCCACGATCGCCACACCCGAGCGGAGCTCGTCGTCGGAGGACACGTCGATCCGCGAGCCGTCGGGCACGTCGACCATGCCGTGGTCGGCCACGACGACGAGCCGGCGGTCGGCGGGCAGGGCCTCGCGCAGCTGCTCGGCCTCGTGGTCGATCATCGCGAGCTGCTGCAGCCACTGGCTCGACGCCACGCCCCAGCGGTGACCGGTCCAGTCGAGGTCGCCGTCGTACACATAGGTCAGCGCGGGCTGGCGCGGGTCCGGCCGGGACGCCGCGACGACGGCGGCGATCCGCTCCCCGACCCGGTCGACGCCGACGTAGTCGGCACCGCGGTGCGCCGCGACCGTCAGGCCGCTGCCGTCGAACTCCCGCTTGTTGACGACCGTGACCCGCACGCCAGCCGCCTGGAGCGACGAGAACGCGGTGGTGTGCGGCTGCCACTGGGTCGGCTCGATGTCGTGGTCCCAGATCAGCGCGTTGAGCAGCTCGTCGGTGCCGGGGATCCGGGTCGTGAAGCCCACCAGGCCGTGGGCACCGGGCGTCAGGCCGGTGCCGAGCGAGGTGAGCGAGGTCGAGGTCGTCGACGGCACGCCCGCGGTCGCGGGGCTCGAGCCGGCCAGCAGGGAGGAGAGGTACGGCGCCACGTGGGCGTGCCGCTCGAGCAGGCGCGCGCCGAGCCCGTCGATGAGGAAGATGACATACGACGCCGCACCCGGCAGCAGCAGGCCCGACGGGGCGGGGCCGAGCGGGCTGCCGAGCGCGTGCGCGGCCGCCGGGACGAGGTCGCCCAGCGAGCGGACGCCGTAGGCGGGCTCGCAGAAG
Above is a genomic segment from Nocardioides aromaticivorans containing:
- a CDS encoding alkaline phosphatase family protein gives rise to the protein MADPLAPGAPVQDGFCEPAYGVRSLGDLVPAAAHALGSPLGPAPSGLLLPGAASYVIFLIDGLGARLLERHAHVAPYLSSLLAGSSPATAGVPSTTSTSLTSLGTGLTPGAHGLVGFTTRIPGTDELLNALIWDHDIEPTQWQPHTTAFSSLQAAGVRVTVVNKREFDGSGLTVAAHRGADYVGVDRVGERIAAVVAASRPDPRQPALTYVYDGDLDWTGHRWGVASSQWLQQLAMIDHEAEQLREALPADRRLVVVADHGMVDVPDGSRIDVSSDDELRSGVAIVGGEARFRHLYCTGGAVPDVVATWRERIGDRAEVLTRAEAIGRGWFGVVDPSVLPRIGDVIVACRGDFAVLSTDGFPYETRLIGMHGSLTPDEMLIPVLLD